CCCCAAAAAATCCTtcagttttagtattttattttggtttttgtttgttttcattttcaaagaGTTTACGTTTAGTATAAAAAATCATTATATCGAAAGTATAAAAATCGTATTTAgcctttcatttatttacttttttggtttacctttatttttttttattttcattatgtatttattaaatcttttttctttttggtttgtgtttttgtttttttttttgttttgtttttctttagcaaAAGCGGGTGTATCTTCATCATCAAGCAGGTATTCGAATGTTACTTGGCaggattattattttttttttttgtttttctttttaatatatattcaaatagttttataaAAGCTTTGTGTTTTGtcagttgtttttcttgttgtggATGTTGAGTGTCGTCGAGTGTTTTCGTGGTTTTTCTGGCCTGTTTCAGtttttgcatatatgtatgtattttatttttataatttttttttaggttttgtttttgcttttatttgaaaagtagttgcgtttttttttttggttgtagttttaatgtgtgaatgtgtatgagtgttgttaattattgtaatattatatgCTTATAGAACTCACATTAGGCGACATTGACTTAGCTGGctagttaattaattaatttattaatttgtctCAATACAAGTACGTATCTACAATGGAATTTATCAATGATAATGATATCAAAATTATTACTgttcatatttataatgtattttgtaattaaattatttaaagctttttcgtgtgtaaatgtgtgtgtgtgtgtgtatgtgtgaatcATGGTGATGGGGTGTGTCAATTTGTtatacaacaatttgttgttagaGACCAAATGATAATGAATCTAATATTGCAATAGTGGAAATTAACTTCGTTAACAATTGTTAGTTTTGGTcgaaaaaccgaaaaacatATCGtgtacattaaaaatatatttacaattgaaTATTTCGCTACttatgcacataaatttactattcaatttgataataattattatatatatatatacgtctatatatatatagtttttaacTACACTTTCCTACAAAATGCTCGCTAAATTATTTGCTTACACTTTCAGATTTATCAATGTCGTTAATACAATTGAATTGCCATGAATATTGCTAGATAAAGCCCCTCCTCAATATCCTGCACAATttgaaactttaattaaaaacgaaaaaaaaaaaagaaaacgaaacacTTTCGATTAATTACAGAACAATCGTTcaatacaaatcaaaagaTCTGTTTTAATACCCGATCCGGAACAGGAGAGGGGAGGGGCCAGCGATGTGCATCGGCTTGCCGAGACTACACTTATTGTATaacaagtttttcttttctccaTTTCCCTTAACATACTTTAACTAGCATTTTTGTTCATATTAATTATGCTCTAAATTTGCGTTGCGCTacgttatttttttattttcatttttatgattttcttcttttggtATTAGTTTAAATATCTATGGCTAAGttatgcaattttttattattctcatattaattttttggttttttgtggttttaatttattcaaatcatCATCACATATCAAaaagtttacaaaaattttaccATTAGCTACATTTTTTCATTGcatgtaatttgtattttgtatgaattagtttatttattattgtagttattattattagttatattatatttcgtGCGCATCAGAATAAAACATACAACAAtagatattatttaattgctaaCTTCTAGCCACAATTAACAATTGTTTGTTTCAACAAGTTATgccattcattcattcgttcAACAGTCAACATGTTGTTAATAATATTGcacattaatttatatgaaatttaactGAACGTCTTCCCCTCCCAATCGATTATTATGCTCGATTAAcatgttgttttatttaatgcttAGCTTAGAgtatgttgttttttatttttatttgatgttttatttcatttcgttttgtatttatattttttatttaccatTAGTGTACGAGTGGGCATGTAAAAGGCATTTGTTTGGTTTCTTTTgagtgtgtttttatttatcatattatGTTTATCATTTGCTCgtatcatttattaattattaaagttggtttttgtgtgttgttttttttggaaGAACTGAGCTGAAAAACCTGAAATTACTTTCACTATTTGCTAGCTTTCCAATAATGTTTGTGATAGCATAGTTTTGATATGCCCAATTAAAATGTAAGGctgtatttcgtatttcattTAACTCAATAAAACTCatcaattaaatcaatttagtttttattgtgtttcaAATCGGTTCAACTGAAGCGCGTGTCGATTTCATCATTAAGCTTAGTGatattatgtttatgtatttatatgttatatatttttgtttatgttaattCATGGAATATAGTTTACTTGCATTACGAACAAAATTGACAAGTTCTACATGTTTTACaagtttaatataaaactaatattGCTTCTGGGGTGTAACTTCACAAAGTAACTAATTTAAACAAAGGGACAACtgaaaatttaattctaacaattccatattttgtataacaaagaaaataagatTGTTATGCTATATAGTGTGTTAATTGATGTAACAAttgccatgtgtgtgtgttggtttcAATAGAAATCATAATGAATTCTTCTATGATATTTTTGGAGGATTATTTTACAGACGATACGGACACAAGAAATGatacataaaaaaattgaCATTATCAAATTGGATTTGGCGTCTACGCTTCTTCGGTTCAGTTAAcaaattagtattattaattatgcgttttggttttttgcaattatttgttttaacaaCTTACTATACAAGCTCTCACTGtctcatgttttttttttaattcgcaaactttgctctgctgctggctacaatttagtttttgcttttggtttgcgCTTTTTCGTTAACAATATTTAGCATTTCATATTATTggtattttagtttattgaaacaattacaatttaattattattattattattattacatatcgtttaaatttttgcatttcattatttatacaaCACTTTCGAAATGATTTGCGATTTTAGTCtatcaaattgtttattgtattttccATTCATTCTATTTCTACCCTGTGCCCTCTGAAAATGGGGGAAcaaagctacaaaaaaaatgtatgatctgtctgtctgtccgtccgtctgtttAAACACGTTCATCTCAGCAAATATAAGAAGTAGAGCTTTCAAACTTGGCAGTTATTATTCATGCAAGGCATAAAATCAAACTAGCCAAGAGAATTGATTATAGAATTCTTTGAAGAATGGTAAATATTGTCTGCTAACTTTGTTACTTTTGTGTAGTTTCTGTAAATTTAGTTCTGAAACGGAAATATATTTGCACGAACCGCAACGAGTGTTTTTAATAAACGGAGAACTCACGGATACAGTTAATTGGAGTACTGTATTCaccttttcctttttttataaCATCATCTGTCTGTATCTTTTTATCATTCGTTAAGAAAGTGCACTCGTTGCGCATCTCGCAAGTGTTCTGGATGATTCGTGTACGTTTGTGTGTGATTGtaagtaattatattaaacGACTGTCTTCGAAATGGAATCTCTTGTTGATATCGCAAATGAAATAGCACACAGCACTctactctctctttctttctctcggTGAGACTGTCAGATGATGTGAGTCTTTGCCTTGGCTGGCTGTCAGTTTTATTTGTCGGCTGTCAGACAGCATGTCCATTCTTCTCTGGGTTGCCAGCATGTTTGGCGGCGGCACGCTGTGCCGCGCCTAGTCGCCTGGCACGCCATCGATCAATGGGCGTGTAACAGCATATGAAAAAGGGCGGCACACGTGGCATGCTACTGCCGCTGCCACCTGAACCCGAACTGCCCGAGCTGCCATTGTGACTGAGCTGCGCCAACGAATCGACCGTCAGTTCGGTCTGCACACCGCTGGTGGTCATGCGCACCTCCGCTTGATACGGCGGCGGTGATGGAGATGCCATCAGCGGTGGTGGAGCTGCCTTGCAAATGACACTTGGTGGCTCCAGTTCGTGGAGCTCAAAGCAATCGGATCGTGTGCTCGTTGGCGTTGTGGTCGAGGGGCGAAACTCGTGGGAGCAACTCTCGACCATGGCAGTGCGATAGGTAGCGGCAAAGTAGTTTGTCTCCAGGTAATGGCAggattcaaataaataatcatcGAACTGCAGACGTGCAACAGCCGCATCGCTGCCCTCGCCGTTGCCCACCATAAAGTTGCCCTTGTGCGACTGAGTCGACGGAGAACCCGGTATGGGCAGCATGGATGAGGACATGGGCATCAGCTCCAAGGAGCTGGCTGCAGCGGCTTTGGTTGTgcgttgttgccgctgctgctgctgctgcggctgcttttgttgctgctgctgtcgctgttgctgctctcttTGCTTCATATCaacaatttctatttcttCTATATCACTAAAACTATTTAACTGTTTCAACAAATAATGCAcatcatttcgtttcgtttgatCAGCGGCGTCGTGTTGCTgttctctttgtttttgttgcatttccATTGCCGCCGTCTTGGTTTTTATTGTGTCTAGTGCTTGCAATGTTAATGGAGTGCTAACGGCGGCAATGCCACGACTTGTGCTACGTGGGAGGTTGTCGATTTGTCGCATAtcacttggctgctgctgctgttgttgctgcggctgctgcaacTCTGGATAGGCCAACGCTAAGCGTTGCTGCAGCGTTGCGCTACTAAACGCTGCTGAGGCTCGATGTGGTTCCAGATTTACAGAGTCGATAATGCGATTGAATTTAGCTAATGCActtgatgctgctgatgagctggttgtagttgttgttgctgttgttgttactgctgctgtagtGATCTTATgtcttagttgttgttgtttggtttgaGGCACTGTTGTGACGGTTTGTATATTATCACCACCAACACGACGACGCCCACTGCCCTGAGCATCGACGACATCTGCGACATCAAGACTGCTGCTGacaaactgaactgaaatcTGTTCGTTATTGTCATCGTAATCATCGTAATCATAGTCACAGACATcctcatcaacatcatcaatATCAACGCCATCCTGCAGCGTCTCCGTcacattcaaattcaaattcaaatggaGACGCTGTCGCAACAGCAGACGCGCCGTCTTGCTATCAACGGCAACGCCAgtggtgttgttggtggcaACGGCTCCTGATTGTGCACCACTCGAtgtggatgttgttggtgtcggCGGTGCTGGTGCCGTTGCG
This window of the Drosophila albomicans strain 15112-1751.03 chromosome 2L, ASM965048v2, whole genome shotgun sequence genome carries:
- the LOC117565786 gene encoding UPF0746 protein DDB_G0281095-like, yielding MRQIDNLPRSTSRGIAAVSTPLTLQALDTIKTKTAAMEMQQKQREQQHDAADQTKRNDVHYLLKQLNSFSDIEEIEIVDMKQREQQQRQQQQQKQPQQQQQRQQRTTKAAAASSLELMPMSSSMLPIPGSPSTQSHKGNFMVGNGEGSDAAVARLQFDDYLFESCHYLETNYFAATYRTAMVESCSHEFRPSTTTPTSTRSDCFELHELEPPSVICKAAPPPLMASPSPPPYQAEVRMTTSGVQTELTVDSLAQLSHNGSSGSSGSGGSGSSMPRVPPFFICCYTPIDRWRARRLGAAQRAAAKHAGNPEKNGHAV